The sequence CAGGGTGGCGATCCGGTGCGCCACGTCGGCCTGACTGCTGACGTGCTTGTAGAGCGAGGGGGTCTTGATCCCGAGCCGTTCGGCGAGCAGGCCCATGCTGAGGTTGTCGAAGCCGACCTCGTCGACCAGCGCGGCTGCGGCCTCGGTGACCGCTGCCGGGGTGAGCCGGGCCTTAGGCATTGGGCAGCGTTCGGGCGAGGAAGGGCAGGGCGAGGGCGAGGACCTGGTCGGGCGTCTGGGCGTGCGGGTAGTGGCCCGCGCCCTCGATGACTGCCAGCTCGCCGAGCCCTCGCGGCAGGTCGGCGATGATGCGCTCGCCCTCGGCTCGCGGGTCGACCCAGTCGGGGTCGGCGCTGCCCTGGATCACCAGGACCGGGCAGGTGACGTTGGGCAGTTGCCGACCGGCGTCGGCCGGGCTGGTCTTGGCCATGGCCTGGAGGACCTTCATCCGGCCGGGTTCACTCATCGTGGCCTCGATGCGCGCCAGCTCGCCGTGCCAGTCGGCGGGCTTGGTGGGGTACGCAACATCGAGGTACTTCTTCCAGTTCGCCAGGCTCCCGCGCAGGAGGACCTGCGCCAGTTGGATGAAGCCGGCCCGGAAGCGCTTCACCCGCACCAGCCCACCCAGGTCGAAGGACTGTGCGCGGGTGAAGGGCGCCAGCTCGATGACGCCGGTGATCAGGTCGGGTGCGGTGGCGGCCGCGATGGTCGCGGCACCGCCGCTGATCGACTGACCGATGATCACGGCCGGACCGCCGAGGTGACGCACCACGGCGACGAGATCACCCGCGATGTCGGTGCGGCTGTAGCCGTCCCAGCCGAGGCTGGAGTCGCCGCAGCCACGGATGTCGACGTTGGCGACCCGGTATCCGGCCGAGGCCAGGGCCGGAGCGACGAACCGGTAGGAGTGCCGGCTGTCGCCCATGCCGTGCGCCAGGACGACCAGCGGGCCCTGCCCGGTCACCTCGTAGGCGATGGTGTTGCCGGCAATGCCGAGACGTTCGGTCATGACGCCCTCCAAGTGAGCTAATGCGATTAGCTAAAGGCTAACCGCATTAGCCCCAGAGGGCAAGCCCGCCGCCGCTACCCGCCCCCACCCAGGCCGAGCTGGGGGTAGAGGGCGTCGGGGGCAGCGACCGCCCCAGGTGGCCGAGCGACAGTGACTGTCGCACCGAAGTCGCTGTAGCGCAGGGACGCGTTCGGCAGCCCGTTGGCCTGCGGCATCAGGAAGCTGACCAGCCGGCCCTCGGTGTCCAGTGATGCCCGGAACGCGTGCCTGCGCGCACTGTCCGGGAAGACGGCACCGGGAGCGGGGCGGAAACTGATCCCGTTGCCGGCGCCAATCCGGCTCGCGTCGATCGTCCCGGAGATCTCCGGGCCGTCCGCTCGTGCGGTGACGATCGCGTCGATGAGGCGGCCGGAGCCGCCGAAGTCGTTCCTGCCCGGCGCGAAGCTCAGGGCGAAGTCCGACGGCACCCGGGCCGGGTCCAGGACCATCCATCCGTCGCCGACACCGCGCATGGGTAGACCGATCTTCATGTAGACCTCGTCGTCGATCATCCGGATCTCGATGCCCCCACCCGGCGTCGAAACGGTGCCGATCGAGCGCTTGTGGACGTTGTCGCTGTGCGACAGCGCCGTGACCTGACTGGCGATGTCGACGTCGCTGCGATAACTCGTCTGATTGACGAACGCCGTGCCCCCACGCAGCAGGCCGATCGCCTCGGCCGTCGTGGTGGCATCGGCGCTGGCGGCCGACACCGGGGCGGATTCGGGTTGGGGTTCGTTCTCCGTCGGTGCGCCGACCGAGCAACCCAGCAGGAGCAGGCCCGCAGAAATGCCGGCCAGTGTGGCTCGACGTGTCATGGCCATCACGGTAGGCCGCCTGAGCAAGGTCCGGTGACCCGTATAGTTCCGCGATGGAAACGGACACGGTACGGCAGGCTTACACGTCCGTCGCGGAGCTCTACATCGAGCTGTTCGGCACGAAACAGCAGGTGGACGCCGACGACCTCGCCCTCATCAGACGACACCTGGACAGCCGGTCCGGCCGGGTGCTCGATCTGGGGTGCGGGCCTGGCCACCTCACCGGCTACCTTCGCGAGCTGGGCGTCGACGCGATGGGGATCGACCTGGTCCCCGAGTTCATCGCCCATGCGCGGGCGACCCACCCGGGCGTCGAGTTCCACCTCGGCTCGATGGAACGCCTCGACATCGCCGAGGACTCCATCGACGGCATCCTGGCCTGGTACTCGTTGATCCATCTTCCGCCGCCGGAGCTCGACGACGTGCTCAGGGAGTTCCGGCGGGTGCTGGTCCCGGCCGGACGCTTCGTCCTGGGCGTCTTCGCCGCCGAGGAGGTCGGCGCCTTCGACCACAAGGTCCTGACCGCCTACCGCTGGCCGCCCGACGAGATCTCCGAGCGTCTCGCCCGAGCCGGTTTCCGGGAGGTCGAACGCGTCCAGCGGCCCGGCACCGACGAGCATCGGCCGCTTGCCGCCATCGCGGCGATCGCGGTGTGAGGACGCCGAGGGCCGGCCTCCCGTAGCGGGAGACCGGCCCTCGCCCAACTGGCCACACGCGTCGACGCGGGCGTCCGGTACGGCGGCAGCGCTCAGGCGCTGAGCTTCCCGGCAATCTTGACGACCCGCTCGGCCATGTGGTCGAGGGCAGCGAACTGCGCGTCGCCCAGCGGGGCGTCGTTGCTGCCGCCGGTGACGTGCGAGACGCCGTACGGGTTGCCGTCGGCGAACTTCAGCGGGTCGGTGTAACCCGGGGCGACGACCAGGCCGCCGAAGTGGTGGACGGTGTTGTAGAGCGCGAGAAGGGTCGACTCCTGGCCGCCGTGCGCGGTCATCGACGCGGTGAAGCCGGCGTACACCTTGTCGGCGAGCAGCCCCTGCGCCCACTGCGGGCCGAGGGTGTCGATGAACTGCTTGAGCTGGCTGGCGACGTTGCCGTAACGGGTGGGCGTGCCGAACAGCACCGCGTCCGCCCAGACGACGTCGTCGGCGGTCGCCTTCGGCTCGTTCTTCGTGGCGTCGAAGTGCTGGCTCCAGGCGGCGTTGGAGGCGATGGCCTCTGCCGGGGCGAGCTCCGGAACCTGACGCAGCCGCACCTCGGCGCCAGCCTTCTCGCCGGCCTCGGCCAGGCGCTTGGCCATGGCGTGGAGAGTGCCGGTGGACGAGTAGTAGATGACGGAGAGCTTGGTCATCGGAGGCATCCTTCCCAGAGTAGTTGCCGCTGATAAATTTGCGGCCGCAACAATCTCGACTGTAGCAGCCGCCTCGCGACACCCCAACGTCCTGACCATGCCCACTCGGGTGACGGAGCACACCACTCGGCAGACGGGCGCGGGCCGCGGCCGTCCAGCCGATGAGGCGGGACGGTTCGGGCCCCTACGATGAGGCGATGGACCCCGCTGGGGCGCCACCGGCGGCGCGGTACCACCTGCTCGGGCCAGTCGAGGTGCGGTCGGCCGACGGGGAACGGCTGGCCCTCGGCACGCCGATGCAGGTGCGCCTCCTGGCCGTCCTGATGTCGCAGCCGGGCACCGGGTGGTCCATCGACCAACTCGTCGACGAGCTGTGGCAGGGGCGCCCACCGAAGACGGCAGCCGGCAACGTGAAGACCTATGTCTGGGCGTTGCGCCGGGCGTTGCGGTCCCCGGGCTCCCCCGACGCCGCCATCCTCGCCGGGCCCACCGGCTACCGCCTCGCCCTCGACGGGCTGACGATGGACAGTGTGGCCTTCGACGACCTGGCCCAGCGCGGATATTCCGCGCTGCGGCACTGTCACTGGTCAGCCGCCCAGGAGTCGTTCGAGGCCGCGTTGGCACTCTGGCGTGGGGAGCCGTTCGCGGGCCTTCCCGGCTGGGGGGTGCTGCTCTCCGTCCGAGCGCGGCTCCAGGAGCAGCGGTCGAGCCTGGTGGAAGAGGTGGTGGACCTGCAGCTGCGCGCCGGACGGCACCAGGAGCTGATCGAACCGCTGCGGAGCCAGGTCGACGCCGATCCGCTGCGGGAGCGCCCCTGGGGGCAACTGATGGTGGCCCTGGCGCGGGCGGGCCGACGCGCCGACGCGCTGGCCACCTACCGGCAGCTACGCCAACTCCTCGCCGACGAGGTGGGAGTCGAGCCCGGTCCCGATCTCCAACTCCTGCACACCCGCGTCCTGCGGGCCGAGCGGGAGCTGTTGACATCCGAGGCGCGGTCACCGGAACGATGCCCCCCGCGGGTCGTCCCCCGGCAGCTGCCGGCCCCACCGACCCTGTTCACCGGCCGGGCCGGGGAGCTGGCCCGGCTCACCACGCTGCTACTCGGCGACCCCGGCTCGGCCGGCACCGTCGTCATCACCGGTACGGGCGGCGTCGGAAAGAGTTGGCTGGCGCTGCGCTGGGCGCACGACAACCTGCACCACTTCCCCGACGGCCAGCTTCACGTCGACCTGGACGGATTCGGCACCGCGCCGCAGGCGGCGTCACCCTCGGCCGTCGTCGTCCGATCGCTCCTGCCCGCCCTGGGTGTGAAGCCTCTGGAGATCCCCGCCGAGTCGGCGGCCCAGTTCGCCCTGTACCGCAGCCTGACCGCGGACCGGCGGTTACTCGTGCTGCTCGACAACGCCCGCGACGCGGAACAGGTACGGCCGCTGCTTCCGGGGTCGACAGGCTGCGGTGTGCTCGTGACGAGTCGCCACACCCTGCCCGGCCTGGTCGCCGCCGAGGGCGCCCATCCCCTCGCGCTGGACCTGCCCAGCGATGGCGAAGCGCGCCAGCTGCTCGTACGCCGGCTGGGTGCGCAGCGAGCCGCCTCCCAGCCGGCAGCTGTGGACGAGCTGATCAGCCGTACCGCGCGGTTGCCCCTGGCCCTGGCCATCGTGGCCGCGCGAGCCGCCGCCCGGCCCACGTTCCCGCTCCAGGCCATCGCCGACGATCTGGCGGCGACTCGGGGCGGGCTCGCCGCCCTCGCCACCGACGATGCCGCCACCGACGTGCGGACGGTGCTGTCCTGGTCGTACCGACTGCTCAGCGCGGACGCGGCCCGGCTGTTCCGGCAGATCAGCCTGCACCCCGCCGCCGACGTCGGCGCGGCGGCGGCAGCCAGCCTCGCCGGGGCGCCGCCGCACCTGATCCGGCCGGCGCTGGACGAGTTGACCCGGGCGAACCTGCTGGCCGAGGAGTCCCCCAACCGGTTCCGTTGTCACGATCTCCTCCGGGCGTACGGGGAGGAACTGACGTACGCGCTCGACCGCCCGGCCGACCACAGGGCCGTCCGGAGGCGCGTGCTCGACCACTACCTACGCGTCGCCCGTGACGCGGCGAGGCTGGTCGACACCGGTTGGCAGCCGCTCGATCCGCCGCCCCTGCCCGCCGACACGGCACCGCCGGCGTTTGCCGACCACCGGGCCGCGCTGGCCTGGTTCACCATCGAACAGCGGGTGCTGCTGGCTGCCGTCGACGACGCGGTCGCGCACCGTTTCGACGCCCACGCCGGGCACCTCGCCCAGGCCCTCACTCCCCTGCTCAGCAGGCTGTCACAGTGGCACGACCTGGCCGCCGTACAGGCCAATGCGATCACTGTCGCGCAGCGCCTCGGTGATCCGCGGGCCGAGGCGCTGGCACACCGGGACCTGGCGCTGGCACACATCCAGTACCGCCGGTTCGGTGCGGCCCACCATCACCTTCAACGCGCGATGGCACGGTACGACCAGGCCGCCGACCGCCCGGGGCAGGCCAGCGCACACCTGCATCTCGCCTGGCTCTCCGACATCGAGGGCGACGCCCGGGCGGCACTGCCGCATGCCAGGCAGGCGCTGGCGTTGGCCAGCAGCATCGACGACCGGCTCGGCGAGGCTGCTGCGCTCAACGCGCTCGGCTGGAGCCACGCGCGGCTGGACGAGCACGACCGCGCCATCTCCTACTGCGAGCAGGCGCTCGCGCTCTACGAGAAGGCCGAGGACCGGCTCGGCGCGGCCCACACCTGGGACAGCCTCGGCTTCGCCTATCAGGGCCTCGGGAAACATCCGACCGCGGCGGACTGCTACCGGCGCGCTCTGGCGCTCTATTCCGACGTCCAGGACCCGTGCGGAAGGGCGGACACACTCGTCCGCCTCGGCGACACCCACCAGGCGGTGGGCGACCACGACACCTCGGTCGACCTGTGGCGACAGGCGTTGGCGATCCTCGACCGGGTCGGTCATCCGCAGGCCACGGCGCTGTCCGAGCGGCTTGAGGCGTACCGGTGAATGCCTTTCGCCGACCGTCCCCGGACCGGCATGGATCCGACGTGGACCGGGCGTCGGCAGGCTGGGCGAATGTTGACCACGAAGAGCACCACCTTCCGGCATCCCCGCGGGGGCGCCCGGCGACGCCGACGGCTCCTCGGTAGCCTCTCGGCCGTCGTCGCGGTCCTGGTCGCCCTCTCGCTCAACGCTCCACCGTCGCTCGCTGGCACAACCACGCCGGCGGGCGGCGGCACCGGGCCGGTCGCCGCGAACACCGCCAGCGGTGGGAACGGTCGGATCGACTGGCAGGCGTGCCCGGAACAGCCCGACGATCCGGGTACGCGGTGCGGCACCCTGCGCCTGCCGGTCGACTGGGCCCGTCCGGGCGGGGAGACCTTCCAACTGGCCCTGGCCCGGCGTCCCGCCACCGACCCGGCCGCCCGCATCGGTGTCCTGGTCTTCAACCCCGGCGGTCCCGGCCTGTCCGGGGTGGACGTGGCGCTGACGGCCGCCAGCCAGCTCGGGCCGGACGTGCTGCGCCGCTTCGACATCGTCGGCTTCGATCCGCGGGGCACGGTCCGCAGCGAACCGGTGCGTTGCTCGTCGGCGCTGCTGGGCCGGCACCCCTCCCTGACGCCCGCCAACGCTGCGGAGTTCGAGCGGCTCCGTACCTACAACAGCCAGTTGCGCGACGACTGCCGCGCCCGCAGTGGCCCGCTGTTCGACCACCTCGACAGTGTGAGCGTCGCGCGTGACACGGACGCCATCCGGGCCGCGCTCGGCGAGCGGCAGCTCAGCTTCTACCAGTGGTCCTACGGCACACTGATCGGGCAGTCCTACGCGGAGCTGTTTCCTGACCGCGTCCGCGCACTGGTCATGGACAGCGTGATGGACCACAGCCAGGGGGTCAGGGAATACTTCCGCAGCGGGGCGGCCAGCAACGAGGCGCTGTTCCACGAATTCGTGAAGTGGTGCCAGCGGAGCCCCGGCTGCGCGCTGCACGGACGCGATGTGCCGGCGCTCTACGACCGACTGGTGCGCCGCGCCGATGCCGGCACGCTTGTCGACGCGGCCACCGGCACCACGCTGACCTGGTTCGAGCTCGGGTTCGCGACATTCGTCAACTTCTTCGACGCGACCTGGGCCGATCTCGCGAACATGCTGCTCGCCCTGGAGCGGGGCGAGCCCGCCTCACTCGCGTCCCCGATGGTGCCGGTCGACGGCGACACGGACCTGACCGAGTACGCGCTACCGGCGTTCTGCCAGGACTGGTCGCTGCCGATCGACGGGTTCGCCGACTGGAACCGGTATCTCGAACTGTCCCGCGCCGCGGCACCGCACCTGCGGGCCTCCCCGTTGGCCGTCCGCTTCGGCGCGATCTGCCTGGGGTGGACGGCGACCAACCCACAACATCAGCTGCGGGTACGGACGAGCGCGCCGCTGCTGGTGCTCAACGGGCGGTACGACCCGGCCACCCCGTACGACGGGGCCCAGCGGGTGGTGCGTCAGCTCGGCGGCCGGGGCCACCTCGTCACCTACGAGGGGTCGGGCCACGCCAGCTACCCACGGACCGAGTGCACCCGTCGTCAGGTGGAGCGGTACCTCATCACCAGAACCACGCCACCGGTCGGCGCGAGCTGTCCGGCCGCCCCGGTCTGACGGGGCGAGGTCGTCACTGTGACGCCCCAGCTCTCGGCAGGTAGCGCGACCGGTCCGACGTCGTGTCGGTCAGGTCTTCTACGCCGGCGGCTGGGGCGTCGCCGCAACCAGTCGCGGTCAGGAGCCGTCGGGCGGATCGGCGGGTTGCTGTCCCGGCCAGAACGGCCACTCCTCGAATGAGCGGCACCGTCCGTCGTCGGCGAACCGCATGACCCACAGGTCGCGGTACTCCTGGTCGACCGGGTCGCCGTAGCGGACCTCCTGGCGCGACACGGCGGTGTCGCCGTCGACCGCGACGATCTCCGTGGTCAGCTGGAACACCTCGTCGGGGCCCTTGCGCTGCTTCTCCCACATACGGGCGATGGCCGGCAGGCCGACGACGGGGGTCCAGTACGGCCCCTGCTGGTAGCTCGCGTCCTCGGTGAAGAGCGTGACCAGCGCGTCAGTGCCCGGGGTCCGCCAGAGCCGCTCGTAGGTGGCAAGCCACTCCTCGACGTGCGTCCTGTCCATGCCCTCCACCTTGCCATCCGGGGGCCGCCCAGCTGCGAGAACCCGCAGGCCGCGGGTAACGCACCCATCGGGGCGCTCGCCAGCCTCGGGCCTCGGACACCCTTGACATCGACGGGTGTAGCCAGCCACACTCCCGATGCTAATTCGATTTAGCTGCCATCGGAGCCCTCAACTCCCACCACCGGACCAGACCGCGACGAGCGACCACCACAAAGGAGTCTTCGCGCATGAGGGAAACGACCGGAAGACGCAGGCTCCGGCTTGCGATCTCGATTCTCGCGTTCACGGCACTCGCTGCGGGGGCCGTCCTCCCCGCGCCGGCTGCCGCCGCCGGCAGGCCCGCGCCCGTGCCGGGTACGACGGTCAAGGCGGACCGCACCTCACCGACCGGTTACACAGTCACATTCGTCTACCGCAATCCCCATGCCACCCAGGTCCGTCTCGCCGGGGACCTGACCCTGCTCGACGTCGGCACCGGCAGCACGCGTTATCAGCCGGAAGAGTGGCAGCCGGGGCGCTACCACGCCGGCGGCACCGAGTTCCTCCGGGACATGGCGAGGGACCCGAAGGGAAACTGGTCGGTCTCGCTCCCGCTGCACGCCGGAGGTCTCAGCTACTGGTACCGCGTCTGGGACCCGACCCAGGGCTGGGAGAACAAGCGCATCTGGGATCCCGCCTCGACGAACCCTCGGCCGCCGGGCGAGTCCTCGTTCCGGGTCCGGAACAACGACGTCCTCGATGCCGTGTACGTGCCGTACGCCAAGAAGCAGAACGACCCGGTGCTGAAGGAGCGTGCGGACTACGAGTTGCCGCTGGCCGACCGCGCGAAGCGGGGAACCGTCCGGTACGTCCCGTACACCACGATCCTGGGTGACAGCGGCCACTACCTCGGCGTCTACCTGCCGGCCAACTACGACGCCAACCGCGCGGAGCCGTACAAGGTCGCCTATCTCGCCCACGGTATCTTCGGCGACGAGACCGACTTCATGGTCCCCGCGAACGTCCCGAACATCCTGGACAACATGACGGCCAGGGGCGAGATCGAGCCGACGGTGGTCGTCACCATGGGCAACCACTTCACGGGCACCGGCCTCGGCTTCGCGTCCTACAACCAGACCAACGCGGCCAACAACCTGGTCCAGACGATCCTGCCCCTCATCGAGCGCAGCTACAACGTCTCGACCGAGCGGTCCGGGCGCGCCTACGCCGGGTTCTCGTACGGCGGAATGACCGGCGGCGTCGTCATCAAGAACTACCCGACCACCTTCGCGTTCTACGGACACTTCTCCGGCAACCCGTCCCTCACCACCCAGGACTACGACACCATCGCGAACGCGGTCGGGGACGACGACCTCTCCGTCTTCCTCGGCAACGGTGTCTTCGAGGGCAACCTCAACGCCCAGAACGCCATCGCCGACAACTTCCGGGCCCGGGGGTACTCCGCCGCGACGACCCAGGTCCCCGGCGCGCACGACGGGATGACGGCGGGTCAACTGTTCACGATCTTCGCCCGGGATCACCTGTGGTCGGGGGTCGACTCCGTGTCGGTGACGCCGGCGACGGTGAACCTCACCACGGGCTGGAACTGGACCAGGCAGTTCACCGCGCAGGTGACGACCAACGAGGGTGTGAGCCCGGCGGTGACGTGGTCGGTTCAGGGTGCGACCTCCACCGGCACCACCATCTCCGCGGAGGGTCTGCTCTCGGTCGCCGCCGCGGAGACCGCGTCGTCGCTCACCGTCGTGGCGACGTCGGTGGTCGACCCGACCAGATCACGCTCGGCCCAGGTCACCCTGACGCCTCCGGGCCCCGCGCGAGTCACGGTGAAGACGAAGGCCACGCCCGCCTCGGTCGTCCGTGGTGACACGTTCACGCTGACCGTCGACGTGCGGGCGCAGCATCCGCACCGGAAAGCTGCCACGGCGGTGAACGGCGAGGTCGCCGTCACCTTCGGCGGCACCACCCGGGTGGTGCCGCTCCGCGATGGCGCGGCCGTCGTCACGCTGCCGACCGACGGGCTGCCCTCCGGGTCGTACCCGGTGCACGTCGCCTACTCCGGCGACCGGGTCCACGCCCCGACCGCGGCGGTCCACCAGCAGCTGCGGGTTCGCTGACCAACAGGCGGGTGGGCCGGCGACCTCTCGTCGTCGGCCCACCCGTCAGCTGTCCGTCCGGACCGTCAGCTCACGCCCCGGACCGCTTCGATGATCGTCTCGGCGACCTCACCCGGCCGGGCCACCGCCATCGCGTGCGAGCCGCCGACGACCTCGCGCTGCCCCCGGGGATTGGCCCGCTCGGCCATGAAGCGGTGCACCTCGGCGGGAATGTTCTTGTCAGCGTCCCCGAACACGAACCAGCTGGCCAGCGATCGCCAGGCGGGGTCGCCGGTGAGCGTGTCGCCCAGGGCCTGTTCGGTGATCGGCCGCTGGGTCCGCGCCATCAGCGCGGCCAGCTTGTCCGACGCGTCCGCGCAGAACTGCGCGTGGTACTGGTCCTGACCGATCGCCACCTCGTTCCCACCGGTCGACACCGGGTACTGCACCAGCGTGTCGGCGAGCGTGCTGCCGGGGAACTTCGCGGACAGCGCAAGCGCCGACTCACCGGTGTCCGGGGCGAAGGCGTTCACGTACACGAGGGCGCGCACCGAAGTGTCGCCGGCTGCGGCCTGGGTGATCACCATGCCGCCGTACGAGTGGCCGACGAGGACGACCGGACCACCGATGCTACGGACCACATCCCGCACGTACGCGGCGTCGCCGGCGAGGCTCCGCAGCGGGTTCGCAACGGCCACCAAGTCGTACGCGCCGCTCAGCCGCTCGAGCACACCGTTCCAGCTCGCCGACTCGGCGAACGCGCCGTGCACGAGCACGATGGTGGGCTGTGGATCAGGCATGATAGGTGCCCCCTCACTCCGTGAAGCTGTTCACCGCCGGTCGCACTGGTACGCCTGGATACCCGTTACGCGAGTGTGAAACGTCCGGTCCCGATGTGGCAGGAGGCTGCGATGGCTACGACGACGGTGACCGACGTGATGGCCGAGCTGGCCGAGTTGGAGGACCCGAAGGCACGGGAGGTGAACGCCAGACACGGTGACGATCATGGTGTGCACCTCGGCGCGCTTCGGGCCCTCGGGAAGCGGCTGAAGATGCAGCACGATCTCGCGCGCCAGCTCTGGGCGACGGGTGACGCCTCGGCGCGGCTGCTGGCAGTCCTGATCTGCCGTCCCAGGGCCTTCGAGCGGGACGAGTTGGACGCCATGGTGCGCGAGGCGCGCACCCCGAAGGTGCACGACTGGCTCGTGAACTACGTGGTGAAGAAGAGCCCGCACTCCGACGAGCTGCGACTGGCCTGGTTCGCCGACGCGGATCCCGTGGTCGCGAGTGCCGGCTGGGCGTTGACCACCGACCGCGTGACGAAGAATCCCGGGAGTCTCGACCTCCCGGGACTGCTCGATGTGATCGAGACCGAGATGAGGGACGCGCCGGATCGCCTGCAGTGGGCGATGAACCACTGCCTGGCGCAGATCGGCATCGAGCACGCCGAGTACCGCGCCCGGGCGATCGACATCGGCGAACGCCTGGAGGTGCTCAAGGATTACCCCACCTCCCCCGGCTGCACGTCCCCGTTCGCGCCGATCTGGATCGGCGAGATGGTGCGCAGAGCGGGATAAGCCCGCATGGGCGGGGTCGACGCCGTCTCGCGCGCACCCCTATAGTGAGTTCCATTATGGGACTTACTACGTTCTGGCGGTGGTGGGTCGCTGGCACGACCAGCCAACTCGGCTCGGCGGTCGGCGCGGTGGCGCTCCCGCTGACCGCGCTGACAGTGCTCGACGCGTCGGCCTTCGAGATGGGTCTGATCACGGCGGCCAGCTACCTGGCGTACCTGCTGATCAGCCTGCCGGCGGGGGTGATCGTGCAGCGGGTGCCGCTGCGCGGCATGCAGGTCGCCCTGGATCTGGTCCGGGCCCTCGCCATCGCGTCGGTCCCGCTGGCCTGGTGGTTCGACATGCTGACGGTGGCCCAACTGATCGCTGTCGCCCTGGTGGTGAGCTTCGCCAACGTGCTGTTCGACGTGGCGAACCAGACCTTCCTGCCGGAGATCGTGCCGGCCGCGCAGTTGCAGGCCCGCAACAGCCTCACCTCCGGCACGCATGCCGCCACATCGCTGGGCGGACCGTCAGTGGGCGGCCTCGCCGTGCAGGTGCTGGGTGCGGTCCCGACGCTGTTCGTGGACGCCGTCAGCTATCTGCTCTCCGCCGTGCTGCTGCGCACCCTGCCGGCCCGGCGGGTGCAGCGACCGACCGAGCGGCCACCGATGGTCACGATGATCCGCGAGGGCTGGCACTTCGTGCTCCGACACCCGATCATCGGGCCGGCCATGTGGGACGCCACCGCGACGAACTTCGTCAACGGCGCCATGCTCGCCCTGTTCCCGTTCTACCTGGTGCGCGAACTGCACGCATCGCCATTCATGGTCGGGCTGCTGCTCGCCGCGGACGGCCTCGGCACGCTCATCGGCGCCGCACTGACGACCCGCTTCACCGACCGGTTCGGCACCGCCCGCGGCCTGATCATCTCGGCCTTCGTCGGCGTGGTCGGCGCGCTCATCATCCCGCTGGGCACCGGCACCGCCGCGTTCCTGGCCTTCGCCGTCGGGAACCTCATCTTCGCCGGCTCCACTGTGGTGCTCAGCGTGACCACCCGTACCTACCGGATGCTCGCCAGCCCGCCGGAACTGCTGTCCCGGGTGATCGCCACGGTCAAGTTCGTCTCCTGGGGTGCCATCCCGGTCGGCGGTCTCCTCGCCGGCATCCTGGCCGGGCCACTCGGCGCCCGCACCACCCTGCTGATCTTCGGGGCGCTCACCGTGCTGTCCCCGATCATCTACCTGTCGACGCCGATCCGTCGGCTGCGTGACCTGCCGCTCGACCCCGCGCCGACACCCAGCGAGGCCCGGGTCTGACCCGGCCGGGTGCGTTCCCGGCCTCTGTCCACATCGCTCGGTCGGGATATCGACGGAAGGTGTAGCCCGCGATCTGCCGGGGCAAGAACCGCGCATGGAGGGAGCAGCACTGTGCGAGGGGCGACTGCTCGGCCAGCGACACCGGATCGGTGAGCCGGACCGGGCAGGGCTGGCGACCCCGCGGCCGACGGCCTCCGTCTGATGCGGCTGAGGCACAGCCTCCCCCCGGTGGCGCTCGGCGCAGTGGCGCTCGGCGCGGCTCTGGGTGCCGACCCCGCCCATGCCGACACGCCGTCGCCGTCGCGTCTGCCACTGATGGAGGTCACCGCCTCGCCGAAGGCCATCACGGGTTCGGTGGCCGACGTGGTCGAGGCGCAGCCGATCGTCCCCCTGCCCCTGCCGACCGCCGTCGTTCCCCTGCCCCTGCCGCTACCGTCGACGGA comes from Micromonospora vinacea and encodes:
- a CDS encoding alpha/beta hydrolase; translation: MLTTKSTTFRHPRGGARRRRRLLGSLSAVVAVLVALSLNAPPSLAGTTTPAGGGTGPVAANTASGGNGRIDWQACPEQPDDPGTRCGTLRLPVDWARPGGETFQLALARRPATDPAARIGVLVFNPGGPGLSGVDVALTAASQLGPDVLRRFDIVGFDPRGTVRSEPVRCSSALLGRHPSLTPANAAEFERLRTYNSQLRDDCRARSGPLFDHLDSVSVARDTDAIRAALGERQLSFYQWSYGTLIGQSYAELFPDRVRALVMDSVMDHSQGVREYFRSGAASNEALFHEFVKWCQRSPGCALHGRDVPALYDRLVRRADAGTLVDAATGTTLTWFELGFATFVNFFDATWADLANMLLALERGEPASLASPMVPVDGDTDLTEYALPAFCQDWSLPIDGFADWNRYLELSRAAAPHLRASPLAVRFGAICLGWTATNPQHQLRVRTSAPLLVLNGRYDPATPYDGAQRVVRQLGGRGHLVTYEGSGHASYPRTECTRRQVERYLITRTTPPVGASCPAAPV
- a CDS encoding YybH family protein, giving the protein MDRTHVEEWLATYERLWRTPGTDALVTLFTEDASYQQGPYWTPVVGLPAIARMWEKQRKGPDEVFQLTTEIVAVDGDTAVSRQEVRYGDPVDQEYRDLWVMRFADDGRCRSFEEWPFWPGQQPADPPDGS
- a CDS encoding alpha/beta hydrolase-fold protein is translated as MPGTTVKADRTSPTGYTVTFVYRNPHATQVRLAGDLTLLDVGTGSTRYQPEEWQPGRYHAGGTEFLRDMARDPKGNWSVSLPLHAGGLSYWYRVWDPTQGWENKRIWDPASTNPRPPGESSFRVRNNDVLDAVYVPYAKKQNDPVLKERADYELPLADRAKRGTVRYVPYTTILGDSGHYLGVYLPANYDANRAEPYKVAYLAHGIFGDETDFMVPANVPNILDNMTARGEIEPTVVVTMGNHFTGTGLGFASYNQTNAANNLVQTILPLIERSYNVSTERSGRAYAGFSYGGMTGGVVIKNYPTTFAFYGHFSGNPSLTTQDYDTIANAVGDDDLSVFLGNGVFEGNLNAQNAIADNFRARGYSAATTQVPGAHDGMTAGQLFTIFARDHLWSGVDSVSVTPATVNLTTGWNWTRQFTAQVTTNEGVSPAVTWSVQGATSTGTTISAEGLLSVAAAETASSLTVVATSVVDPTRSRSAQVTLTPPGPARVTVKTKATPASVVRGDTFTLTVDVRAQHPHRKAATAVNGEVAVTFGGTTRVVPLRDGAAVVTLPTDGLPSGSYPVHVAYSGDRVHAPTAAVHQQLRVR
- a CDS encoding alpha/beta fold hydrolase, giving the protein MPDPQPTIVLVHGAFAESASWNGVLERLSGAYDLVAVANPLRSLAGDAAYVRDVVRSIGGPVVLVGHSYGGMVITQAAAGDTSVRALVYVNAFAPDTGESALALSAKFPGSTLADTLVQYPVSTGGNEVAIGQDQYHAQFCADASDKLAALMARTQRPITEQALGDTLTGDPAWRSLASWFVFGDADKNIPAEVHRFMAERANPRGQREVVGGSHAMAVARPGEVAETIIEAVRGVS
- a CDS encoding DNA alkylation repair protein; amino-acid sequence: MATTTVTDVMAELAELEDPKAREVNARHGDDHGVHLGALRALGKRLKMQHDLARQLWATGDASARLLAVLICRPRAFERDELDAMVREARTPKVHDWLVNYVVKKSPHSDELRLAWFADADPVVASAGWALTTDRVTKNPGSLDLPGLLDVIETEMRDAPDRLQWAMNHCLAQIGIEHAEYRARAIDIGERLEVLKDYPTSPGCTSPFAPIWIGEMVRRAG
- a CDS encoding MFS transporter; translation: MGLTTFWRWWVAGTTSQLGSAVGAVALPLTALTVLDASAFEMGLITAASYLAYLLISLPAGVIVQRVPLRGMQVALDLVRALAIASVPLAWWFDMLTVAQLIAVALVVSFANVLFDVANQTFLPEIVPAAQLQARNSLTSGTHAATSLGGPSVGGLAVQVLGAVPTLFVDAVSYLLSAVLLRTLPARRVQRPTERPPMVTMIREGWHFVLRHPIIGPAMWDATATNFVNGAMLALFPFYLVRELHASPFMVGLLLAADGLGTLIGAALTTRFTDRFGTARGLIISAFVGVVGALIIPLGTGTAAFLAFAVGNLIFAGSTVVLSVTTRTYRMLASPPELLSRVIATVKFVSWGAIPVGGLLAGILAGPLGARTTLLIFGALTVLSPIIYLSTPIRRLRDLPLDPAPTPSEARV